One stretch of Oncorhynchus keta strain PuntledgeMale-10-30-2019 chromosome 18, Oket_V2, whole genome shotgun sequence DNA includes these proteins:
- the LOC118397377 gene encoding methylosome subunit pICln-like isoform X1, whose product MVLLRSVPAPSEGVRHEQSETTAVLDGKGLGAGTLYVAETRLSWFDGSGMGFSLEYPTISLHAISRDLSTYPQEHLYVMVNAKLNDENEAEMQENAHDQEDEDNSSEEDDSEGITEIRFVPRDKTALESMFSAMCECQALHPDPDDEDSDGDFDGDEYDVEEAEHGQGDIPSFCTYEEGVSGLTAEGQATLQRLEGMLAQSVANTFHMAGVRTDEANGEFDDGMEVDAGSTMAGQFEDADADH is encoded by the exons ATGGTTCTGCTAAGGAGTGTCCCCGCACCCAGCGAGGGAGTCCGGCATGAACAATCCGAGACCACGGCGGTGTTGGACGGGAAGGGCCTCGGCGCAGGAACGCTCTACGTTGCTGAAAC GCGATTGTCGTGGTTTGACGGTTCAGGGATGGGCTTCTCTCTAGAGTACCCCACTATCAGCCTGCACGCCATCTCACGAGACCTCAGCACCTACCCACAGGAACATCTATATGTCATGGTCAACGCCAAACTCAACG ATGAGAACGAAGCAGAGATGCAGGAGAATGCCCATGATCAAGAAGATGAGGATAACAGTAGTGAGGAAGATGATTCTGAGGGGATCACAGAGATCCGCTTCGTCCCTAGAGACAAGACAGCAT tggaGTCAATGTTTTCAGCGATGTGTGAGTGTCAGGCCCTGCACCCAGACCCAGATGATGAAGACTCCGACGGGGACTTTGACGGAGATGAGTACGATGTGGAAGAAGCGG AGCATGGTCAGGGTGATATCCCGTCGTTCTGTACATATGAGGAGGGTGTGTCGGGTCTGACGGCTGAAGGCCAGGCTACTCTTCAGAGACTGGAGGGCATGTTAGCTCAGTCTGTTGCTAACACCTTTCACATGGCTGGGGTCCGCACTGATGAGGCCAATGGAGAGTTTGACG ATGGGATGGAGGTGGATGCAGGGTCGACGATGGCCGGACAGTTTGAAGATGCAGACGCAGACCACTA A
- the LOC118397377 gene encoding methylosome subunit pICln-like isoform X2 — translation MVLLRSVPAPSEGVRHEQSETTAVLDGKGLGAGTLYVAETRLSWFDGSGMGFSLEYPTISLHAISRDLSTYPQEHLYVMVNAKLNDENEAEMQENAHDQEDEDNSSEEDDSEGITEIRFVPRDKTALESMFSAMCECQALHPDPDDEDSDGDFDGDEYDVEEAEHGQGDIPSFCTYEEGVSGLTAEGQATLQRLEGMLAQSVANTFHMAGVRTDEANGEFDDGMEVDAGSTMAGQFEDADADH, via the exons ATGGTTCTGCTAAGGAGTGTCCCCGCACCCAGCGAGGGAGTCCGGCATGAACAATCCGAGACCACGGCGGTGTTGGACGGGAAGGGCCTCGGCGCAGGAACGCTCTACGTTGCTGAAAC GCGATTGTCGTGGTTTGACGGTTCAGGGATGGGCTTCTCTCTAGAGTACCCCACTATCAGCCTGCACGCCATCTCACGAGACCTCAGCACCTACCCACAGGAACATCTATATGTCATGGTCAACGCCAAACTCAACG ATGAGAACGAAGCAGAGATGCAGGAGAATGCCCATGATCAAGAAGATGAGGATAACAGTAGTGAGGAAGATGATTCTGAGGGGATCACAGAGATCCGCTTCGTCCCTAGAGACAAGACAGCAT tggaGTCAATGTTTTCAGCGATGTGTGAGTGTCAGGCCCTGCACCCAGACCCAGATGATGAAGACTCCGACGGGGACTTTGACGGAGATGAGTACGATGTGGAAGAAGCGG AGCATGGTCAGGGTGATATCCCGTCGTTCTGTACATATGAGGAGGGTGTGTCGGGTCTGACGGCTGAAGGCCAGGCTACTCTTCAGAGACTGGAGGGCATGTTAGCTCAGTCTGTTGCTAACACCTTTCACATGGCTGGGGTCCGCACTGATGAGGCCAATGGAGAGTTTGACG ATGGGATGGAGGTGGATGCAGGGTCGACGATGGCCGGACAGTTTGAAGATGCAGACGCAGACCACTAG